The Syngnathus scovelli strain Florida chromosome 13, RoL_Ssco_1.2, whole genome shotgun sequence genome has a window encoding:
- the sh3glb2b gene encoding endophilin-B2b isoform X5: MDFNVKKLACDAGVFFTRAVQFTEEKLGQAEKTELDPHLENLITRADCTKNWTEKILRQTEVLLQPNPIDHTGARIEEFIYDKLEKKLPSRTTNAELLGQYMVDAANEFGSGTPYGSTLITVGEYQKRLGTAEREFLQTSATTFLTPLRNFLEGDWRTISKERRILENRRLDLDICKARLKKAKQAEVKAAAAPDFQETRPRNYVLSASASALLSEEVDKAEHELRVAQTEFDRQAEVTRLLLEGISSTHLNHQRCLQDFAEAQATYYAQCHHYMHELQRELSRCANSVSTPHQSAACPNPVSAAFPSGPSSPGTRKAKVLYDYDAHDSSELSLLADELITVYTVPGMDPDWLVGERGNEKGKVPVTYLELLS, translated from the exons TTCACAGAAGAGAAGTTGGGCCAGGCTGAGAAGACTGAGCTTGATCCTCATCTTGAAAACCTGATCACTCGGGCAGACTGTACCAAGAATTGGACTGAAAAGATCTTGAGACAAACGGAAGTGCTCCTGCAGCCAAACCCAA TTGACCACACTG GTGCTCGAATCGAGGAGTTTATCTATGACAAACTGGAGAAAAAGCTTCCTTCCAGGACAACCAATGCAGAATTGCTTGGCCAATACATGGTGGATGCTGCCAATGAATTTGGCTCCGGTACACCTTACG GTAGTACCCTGATTACTGTGGGCGAATACCAGAAAAGACTGGGAACAGCTGAGCGAGAGTTCCTTCAAACCTCTGCCACTACATTTCTCACTCCATTACGTAACTTCCTGGAAGGAGACTGGAGGACTATATCA AAAGAGAGGCGAATTCTGGAGAATCGCCGGCTGGATCTTGACATCTGCAAAGCACGTTTGAAAAAAGCTAAGCAGGCAGAGGTCAAAGCAGCA GCTGCACCTGATTTTCAAGAGACAAGGCCTCGAAATTATGTTCTTTCTGCCAGTGCATCAGCG CTCCTGAGTGAAGAAGTGGACAAA GCAGAGCATGAACTCCGTGTTGCACAAACTGAGTTTGACCGACAAGCTGAAGTCACCAGACTGCTGCTTGAGGGCATTAGCAGCACCCAC CTAAACCACCAGCGTTGTTTGCAAGATTTTGCGGAAGCCCAAGCCACCTACTATGCTCAGTGTCATCACTACATGCATGAATTACAGAGGGAACTTAGTAG ATGTGCTAATTCAGTTAGCACCCCCCACCAGTCTGCTGCTTGTCCCAACCCTGTATCTGCTGCATTCCCATCTGGCCCATCTTCACCTG GCACCAGAAAGGCCAAAGTACTGTATGACTACGACGCTCATGATTCAAGCGAGCTATCCCTATTGGCTGATGAG CTTATTACCGTCTACACTGTACCTGGCATGGATCCCGATTGGCTGGTTGGAGAACGAGGCAATGAAAAGGGAAAGGTCCCTGTCACCTACCTTGAACTGCTGAGCTAA
- the sh3glb2b gene encoding endophilin-B2b isoform X4 — MDFNVKKLACDAGVFFTRAVQFTEEKLGQAEKTELDPHLENLITRADCTKNWTEKILRQTEVLLQPNPIDHTGARIEEFIYDKLEKKLPSRTTNAELLGQYMVDAANEFGSGTPYGSTLITVGEYQKRLGTAEREFLQTSATTFLTPLRNFLEGDWRTISKERRILENRRLDLDICKARLKKAKQAEVKAALLSEEVDKAEHELRVAQTEFDRQAEVTRLLLEGISSTHLNHQRCLQDFAEAQATYYAQCHHYMHELQRELSRCANSVSTPHQSAACPNPVSAAFPSGPSSPGTVVPTSLSNKPKTLAMEQTQLPITGTRKAKVLYDYDAHDSSELSLLADELITVYTVPGMDPDWLVGERGNEKGKVPVTYLELLS; from the exons TTCACAGAAGAGAAGTTGGGCCAGGCTGAGAAGACTGAGCTTGATCCTCATCTTGAAAACCTGATCACTCGGGCAGACTGTACCAAGAATTGGACTGAAAAGATCTTGAGACAAACGGAAGTGCTCCTGCAGCCAAACCCAA TTGACCACACTG GTGCTCGAATCGAGGAGTTTATCTATGACAAACTGGAGAAAAAGCTTCCTTCCAGGACAACCAATGCAGAATTGCTTGGCCAATACATGGTGGATGCTGCCAATGAATTTGGCTCCGGTACACCTTACG GTAGTACCCTGATTACTGTGGGCGAATACCAGAAAAGACTGGGAACAGCTGAGCGAGAGTTCCTTCAAACCTCTGCCACTACATTTCTCACTCCATTACGTAACTTCCTGGAAGGAGACTGGAGGACTATATCA AAAGAGAGGCGAATTCTGGAGAATCGCCGGCTGGATCTTGACATCTGCAAAGCACGTTTGAAAAAAGCTAAGCAGGCAGAGGTCAAAGCAGCA CTCCTGAGTGAAGAAGTGGACAAA GCAGAGCATGAACTCCGTGTTGCACAAACTGAGTTTGACCGACAAGCTGAAGTCACCAGACTGCTGCTTGAGGGCATTAGCAGCACCCAC CTAAACCACCAGCGTTGTTTGCAAGATTTTGCGGAAGCCCAAGCCACCTACTATGCTCAGTGTCATCACTACATGCATGAATTACAGAGGGAACTTAGTAG ATGTGCTAATTCAGTTAGCACCCCCCACCAGTCTGCTGCTTGTCCCAACCCTGTATCTGCTGCATTCCCATCTGGCCCATCTTCACCTGGTACCGTAGTCCCCACCTCTTTGAGCAATAAGCCCAAAACACTGGCTATGGAACAAACCCAGCTTCCTATTACAGGCACCAGAAAGGCCAAAGTACTGTATGACTACGACGCTCATGATTCAAGCGAGCTATCCCTATTGGCTGATGAG CTTATTACCGTCTACACTGTACCTGGCATGGATCCCGATTGGCTGGTTGGAGAACGAGGCAATGAAAAGGGAAAGGTCCCTGTCACCTACCTTGAACTGCTGAGCTAA
- the sh3glb2b gene encoding endophilin-B2b isoform X3 codes for MDFNVKKLACDAGVFFTRAVQFTEEKLGQAEKTELDPHLENLITRADCTKNWTEKILRQTEVLLQPNPIDHTGARIEEFIYDKLEKKLPSRTTNAELLGQYMVDAANEFGSGTPYGSTLITVGEYQKRLGTAEREFLQTSATTFLTPLRNFLEGDWRTISKERRILENRRLDLDICKARLKKAKQAEVKAAAAPDFQETRPRNYVLSASASAAEHELRVAQTEFDRQAEVTRLLLEGISSTHLNHQRCLQDFAEAQATYYAQCHHYMHELQRELSRCANSVSTPHQSAACPNPVSAAFPSGPSSPGTVVPTSLSNKPKTLAMEQTQLPITGTRKAKVLYDYDAHDSSELSLLADELITVYTVPGMDPDWLVGERGNEKGKVPVTYLELLS; via the exons TTCACAGAAGAGAAGTTGGGCCAGGCTGAGAAGACTGAGCTTGATCCTCATCTTGAAAACCTGATCACTCGGGCAGACTGTACCAAGAATTGGACTGAAAAGATCTTGAGACAAACGGAAGTGCTCCTGCAGCCAAACCCAA TTGACCACACTG GTGCTCGAATCGAGGAGTTTATCTATGACAAACTGGAGAAAAAGCTTCCTTCCAGGACAACCAATGCAGAATTGCTTGGCCAATACATGGTGGATGCTGCCAATGAATTTGGCTCCGGTACACCTTACG GTAGTACCCTGATTACTGTGGGCGAATACCAGAAAAGACTGGGAACAGCTGAGCGAGAGTTCCTTCAAACCTCTGCCACTACATTTCTCACTCCATTACGTAACTTCCTGGAAGGAGACTGGAGGACTATATCA AAAGAGAGGCGAATTCTGGAGAATCGCCGGCTGGATCTTGACATCTGCAAAGCACGTTTGAAAAAAGCTAAGCAGGCAGAGGTCAAAGCAGCA GCTGCACCTGATTTTCAAGAGACAAGGCCTCGAAATTATGTTCTTTCTGCCAGTGCATCAGCG GCAGAGCATGAACTCCGTGTTGCACAAACTGAGTTTGACCGACAAGCTGAAGTCACCAGACTGCTGCTTGAGGGCATTAGCAGCACCCAC CTAAACCACCAGCGTTGTTTGCAAGATTTTGCGGAAGCCCAAGCCACCTACTATGCTCAGTGTCATCACTACATGCATGAATTACAGAGGGAACTTAGTAG ATGTGCTAATTCAGTTAGCACCCCCCACCAGTCTGCTGCTTGTCCCAACCCTGTATCTGCTGCATTCCCATCTGGCCCATCTTCACCTGGTACCGTAGTCCCCACCTCTTTGAGCAATAAGCCCAAAACACTGGCTATGGAACAAACCCAGCTTCCTATTACAGGCACCAGAAAGGCCAAAGTACTGTATGACTACGACGCTCATGATTCAAGCGAGCTATCCCTATTGGCTGATGAG CTTATTACCGTCTACACTGTACCTGGCATGGATCCCGATTGGCTGGTTGGAGAACGAGGCAATGAAAAGGGAAAGGTCCCTGTCACCTACCTTGAACTGCTGAGCTAA
- the sh3glb2b gene encoding endophilin-B2b isoform X1, with translation MDFNVKKLACDAGVFFTRAVQFTEEKLGQAEKTELDPHLENLITRADCTKNWTEKILRQTEVLLQPNPIDHTGARIEEFIYDKLEKKLPSRTTNAELLGQYMVDAANEFGSGTPYGSTLITVGEYQKRLGTAEREFLQTSATTFLTPLRNFLEGDWRTISKERRILENRRLDLDICKARLKKAKQAEVKAAAAPDFQETRPRNYVLSASASALLSEEVDKAEHELRVAQTEFDRQAEVTRLLLEGISSTHLNHQRCLQDFAEAQATYYAQCHHYMHELQRELSRCANSVSTPHQSAACPNPVSAAFPSGPSSPGTVVPTSLSNKPKTLAMEQTQLPITGTRKAKVLYDYDAHDSSELSLLADELITVYTVPGMDPDWLVGERGNEKGKVPVTYLELLS, from the exons TTCACAGAAGAGAAGTTGGGCCAGGCTGAGAAGACTGAGCTTGATCCTCATCTTGAAAACCTGATCACTCGGGCAGACTGTACCAAGAATTGGACTGAAAAGATCTTGAGACAAACGGAAGTGCTCCTGCAGCCAAACCCAA TTGACCACACTG GTGCTCGAATCGAGGAGTTTATCTATGACAAACTGGAGAAAAAGCTTCCTTCCAGGACAACCAATGCAGAATTGCTTGGCCAATACATGGTGGATGCTGCCAATGAATTTGGCTCCGGTACACCTTACG GTAGTACCCTGATTACTGTGGGCGAATACCAGAAAAGACTGGGAACAGCTGAGCGAGAGTTCCTTCAAACCTCTGCCACTACATTTCTCACTCCATTACGTAACTTCCTGGAAGGAGACTGGAGGACTATATCA AAAGAGAGGCGAATTCTGGAGAATCGCCGGCTGGATCTTGACATCTGCAAAGCACGTTTGAAAAAAGCTAAGCAGGCAGAGGTCAAAGCAGCA GCTGCACCTGATTTTCAAGAGACAAGGCCTCGAAATTATGTTCTTTCTGCCAGTGCATCAGCG CTCCTGAGTGAAGAAGTGGACAAA GCAGAGCATGAACTCCGTGTTGCACAAACTGAGTTTGACCGACAAGCTGAAGTCACCAGACTGCTGCTTGAGGGCATTAGCAGCACCCAC CTAAACCACCAGCGTTGTTTGCAAGATTTTGCGGAAGCCCAAGCCACCTACTATGCTCAGTGTCATCACTACATGCATGAATTACAGAGGGAACTTAGTAG ATGTGCTAATTCAGTTAGCACCCCCCACCAGTCTGCTGCTTGTCCCAACCCTGTATCTGCTGCATTCCCATCTGGCCCATCTTCACCTGGTACCGTAGTCCCCACCTCTTTGAGCAATAAGCCCAAAACACTGGCTATGGAACAAACCCAGCTTCCTATTACAGGCACCAGAAAGGCCAAAGTACTGTATGACTACGACGCTCATGATTCAAGCGAGCTATCCCTATTGGCTGATGAG CTTATTACCGTCTACACTGTACCTGGCATGGATCCCGATTGGCTGGTTGGAGAACGAGGCAATGAAAAGGGAAAGGTCCCTGTCACCTACCTTGAACTGCTGAGCTAA
- the sh3glb2b gene encoding endophilin-B2b isoform X6 yields MDFNVKKLACDAGVFFTRAVQFTEEKLGQAEKTELDPHLENLITRADCTKNWTEKILRQTEVLLQPNPSARIEEFIYDKLEKKLPSRTTNAELLGQYMVDAANEFGSGTPYGSTLITVGEYQKRLGTAEREFLQTSATTFLTPLRNFLEGDWRTISKERRILENRRLDLDICKARLKKAKQAEVKAALLSEEVDKAEHELRVAQTEFDRQAEVTRLLLEGISSTHLNHQRCLQDFAEAQATYYAQCHHYMHELQRELSRCANSVSTPHQSAACPNPVSAAFPSGPSSPGTVVPTSLSNKPKTLAMEQTQLPITGTRKAKVLYDYDAHDSSELSLLADELITVYTVPGMDPDWLVGERGNEKGKVPVTYLELLS; encoded by the exons TTCACAGAAGAGAAGTTGGGCCAGGCTGAGAAGACTGAGCTTGATCCTCATCTTGAAAACCTGATCACTCGGGCAGACTGTACCAAGAATTGGACTGAAAAGATCTTGAGACAAACGGAAGTGCTCCTGCAGCCAAACCCAA GTGCTCGAATCGAGGAGTTTATCTATGACAAACTGGAGAAAAAGCTTCCTTCCAGGACAACCAATGCAGAATTGCTTGGCCAATACATGGTGGATGCTGCCAATGAATTTGGCTCCGGTACACCTTACG GTAGTACCCTGATTACTGTGGGCGAATACCAGAAAAGACTGGGAACAGCTGAGCGAGAGTTCCTTCAAACCTCTGCCACTACATTTCTCACTCCATTACGTAACTTCCTGGAAGGAGACTGGAGGACTATATCA AAAGAGAGGCGAATTCTGGAGAATCGCCGGCTGGATCTTGACATCTGCAAAGCACGTTTGAAAAAAGCTAAGCAGGCAGAGGTCAAAGCAGCA CTCCTGAGTGAAGAAGTGGACAAA GCAGAGCATGAACTCCGTGTTGCACAAACTGAGTTTGACCGACAAGCTGAAGTCACCAGACTGCTGCTTGAGGGCATTAGCAGCACCCAC CTAAACCACCAGCGTTGTTTGCAAGATTTTGCGGAAGCCCAAGCCACCTACTATGCTCAGTGTCATCACTACATGCATGAATTACAGAGGGAACTTAGTAG ATGTGCTAATTCAGTTAGCACCCCCCACCAGTCTGCTGCTTGTCCCAACCCTGTATCTGCTGCATTCCCATCTGGCCCATCTTCACCTGGTACCGTAGTCCCCACCTCTTTGAGCAATAAGCCCAAAACACTGGCTATGGAACAAACCCAGCTTCCTATTACAGGCACCAGAAAGGCCAAAGTACTGTATGACTACGACGCTCATGATTCAAGCGAGCTATCCCTATTGGCTGATGAG CTTATTACCGTCTACACTGTACCTGGCATGGATCCCGATTGGCTGGTTGGAGAACGAGGCAATGAAAAGGGAAAGGTCCCTGTCACCTACCTTGAACTGCTGAGCTAA
- the sh3glb2b gene encoding endophilin-B2b isoform X2 — protein sequence MDFNVKKLACDAGVFFTRAVQFTEEKLGQAEKTELDPHLENLITRADCTKNWTEKILRQTEVLLQPNPSARIEEFIYDKLEKKLPSRTTNAELLGQYMVDAANEFGSGTPYGSTLITVGEYQKRLGTAEREFLQTSATTFLTPLRNFLEGDWRTISKERRILENRRLDLDICKARLKKAKQAEVKAAAAPDFQETRPRNYVLSASASALLSEEVDKAEHELRVAQTEFDRQAEVTRLLLEGISSTHLNHQRCLQDFAEAQATYYAQCHHYMHELQRELSRCANSVSTPHQSAACPNPVSAAFPSGPSSPGTVVPTSLSNKPKTLAMEQTQLPITGTRKAKVLYDYDAHDSSELSLLADELITVYTVPGMDPDWLVGERGNEKGKVPVTYLELLS from the exons TTCACAGAAGAGAAGTTGGGCCAGGCTGAGAAGACTGAGCTTGATCCTCATCTTGAAAACCTGATCACTCGGGCAGACTGTACCAAGAATTGGACTGAAAAGATCTTGAGACAAACGGAAGTGCTCCTGCAGCCAAACCCAA GTGCTCGAATCGAGGAGTTTATCTATGACAAACTGGAGAAAAAGCTTCCTTCCAGGACAACCAATGCAGAATTGCTTGGCCAATACATGGTGGATGCTGCCAATGAATTTGGCTCCGGTACACCTTACG GTAGTACCCTGATTACTGTGGGCGAATACCAGAAAAGACTGGGAACAGCTGAGCGAGAGTTCCTTCAAACCTCTGCCACTACATTTCTCACTCCATTACGTAACTTCCTGGAAGGAGACTGGAGGACTATATCA AAAGAGAGGCGAATTCTGGAGAATCGCCGGCTGGATCTTGACATCTGCAAAGCACGTTTGAAAAAAGCTAAGCAGGCAGAGGTCAAAGCAGCA GCTGCACCTGATTTTCAAGAGACAAGGCCTCGAAATTATGTTCTTTCTGCCAGTGCATCAGCG CTCCTGAGTGAAGAAGTGGACAAA GCAGAGCATGAACTCCGTGTTGCACAAACTGAGTTTGACCGACAAGCTGAAGTCACCAGACTGCTGCTTGAGGGCATTAGCAGCACCCAC CTAAACCACCAGCGTTGTTTGCAAGATTTTGCGGAAGCCCAAGCCACCTACTATGCTCAGTGTCATCACTACATGCATGAATTACAGAGGGAACTTAGTAG ATGTGCTAATTCAGTTAGCACCCCCCACCAGTCTGCTGCTTGTCCCAACCCTGTATCTGCTGCATTCCCATCTGGCCCATCTTCACCTGGTACCGTAGTCCCCACCTCTTTGAGCAATAAGCCCAAAACACTGGCTATGGAACAAACCCAGCTTCCTATTACAGGCACCAGAAAGGCCAAAGTACTGTATGACTACGACGCTCATGATTCAAGCGAGCTATCCCTATTGGCTGATGAG CTTATTACCGTCTACACTGTACCTGGCATGGATCCCGATTGGCTGGTTGGAGAACGAGGCAATGAAAAGGGAAAGGTCCCTGTCACCTACCTTGAACTGCTGAGCTAA